The Gouania willdenowi chromosome 14, fGouWil2.1, whole genome shotgun sequence nucleotide sequence TTGAAGATGTTTGTATTTAAGAATGCAACAATTCCAAACTACACATGAAATCATTGTAAATAACTGAATAGTACAGTATGGACAAACGTTCATACATTTACTGCACATTTTCTATTCTATTTCTTTAGAGGCATGTGCAACATTGTACACAATCGCTACAATTATAATACTTTGGATGTACTGTAAATGTAGGCAGGAGCTGAAGAAAAAGCATAGCTTAAACTCTTACTtaaatatagtttaaaaaactaagtaacttaaacaaaaatatactcaTGGTATGATTAAAAATCTGTGAAGCACTGCTACAAAATAGTGTTTCCTAAAAAAGAGGGGAGGGTAGATAAGAAAGTGAAGAAATGACACCAGAGGAGCATGCAAACTCCTCACAGTGCATTCCAGATACAAACTCACACCCTCTTGTTTAGAGGTATTAGTGCTAACCACTGTTTCTCAAAACAAAACCCGTCATTATGTTGGATTTAGGTGTGTCGTGTAGCAGAGAAGCGCCGCCATATAGTTATAGCCCAGTACTGTCATATTTATAGCCTCtactattgtattgtattgtcagatttatctccttcattgcactatttttcgggTGTTTTTTGGGTATTCTATGTGTTGCcttgtgttgtttctttttacTGCACTTCATCTGATCGCAGCTgtcatgacagtaaatttccccacaTAAAGATACTTTACTAAAGACACTCTACTCTAAAGTATGGCCTACAATAACTTGACTCAAACACTGACCTCTGTGTTGTTttctaaagtgtgtgtgtgtgtgtgtgtgtaaactcaCTAATGTCCTCAGACAGCGGTGGGAACTCGTAGATGTGTTCACACGTGTTCTTGCTGCTGGGCATGCAGAAGCCAAACTCAAAGTCAAAGCTTTTAAGCAGTCTCTCTCTGAAATAATGTCGCTCGATCATCCTGAAGTTTTCTATGGGCATATCACCGACTGTGAACTCAACACTGAGAGGGGAGGGCATGCAAAGGGAGAGTTCAATTATACAATATGTTTGAAGAAAACACAAAGTGAACGGCATTAGAACTTACGTGGCTCCAACTTGCCGCAGTCGGAGAAAAGCAGGGGTGAATTGGTAGCGGACAAACCGGCCAGCGTTTGGGTCGATGTCCCTCCTCTCCCCGGCTTTATCTGGAGATTGACGAGATACAGTTTCATCATAAAGGAAATTGCATCTCATGACAGTTGATGCTTTGTAGGTGAAGAAGCCACTAGATCAGTGATTTTCATCCTTGGGGTAATgaacccatgtggggttgcctgaaattgaAATGGGGTCACCTCACAAGTGTCtaataattgatttaaaaaaaaaaaaatactgattcaaaatatattttaaaatgtttattattatttttcatcataCAATCTAAAACAACTCTATTATCAAATATAAAGAtagttaaaggtattgtggatgATTTTATTTTGGCTTCCAAATCCGGATGGATCATCTAGACttttggtcctcctaattgtcaatcattctgatgtaAGGCtgtcgtacgtgctcgtcccCAGCTAGTTTTTGCTGGCTGCGCATGTGcactaaaggtgtgttcacaccgaacgcgactggaGTGACTGAAGCAACTGAAGCGACTGAAGCGACTCggttacattcaaatcaatataaatgacgcaacttcaagttatctcccctcaagCGACTTAacttgcgtgatttgagcgactAGTCAAGCGTGACCTAgtcactcaaagttgaaaaatgtaaactttttaagcgacttcaaACGACAACTCCACCgtccgtcactgtctgtagaactgaggcagcagcccctcccccaCCCGCTACTGTGAGACAGCTGCAGCGGAGGTCTGCAGCCAGGACCTCTTGAATTTactggggcaaaattaaagcggttaacttcttgattAAGGCTACATTCTGCATGAACTCATCCTCAGTTCCCTGGTCATCATGTCACTGGAGTGATTAAGTAatcaaaaagcaccactatgttcaagcgactcatcacgggcgattgaagtgactgcagtcacaTAAACCTTTACAATTGTTTCTGTGTCTCGTGAGCAACGGTTTACACCATTTATTGAAGCTCGTcgttgtaaacagagctgtgcaagAAGAAAACTCGTTGAATAGGCGTTCCCTCTATAGGTAGAGGtgtgcattttttgaaaaagtagAGAGAGGCTTTAATTTCTAAAGTTTGagaaaatcctcctctatacctttaaaagaaaaaagagaaaaagaaagaaaaagaaataaagaactaaataaaagacagtataaaaatatctgaactgacacatcttgtcactttgtggaCTAATCCTAACTAATACTCTGCATTTGTAACAAATTATGATAAACATGATCCAAaacaaattatagaaaaaaaaggtCTTGGGTCACCAGAAACTGGTAATATCAAAATGGGGccatgatccaaaaaatgttggaaaccactgcactagaCCAATAAATAATGGATTCTTAATAAATTCCGTTATTATTAGTTAGTGTGGTTAAGCAATCTAGTGAACCACATGAGCCAGCTGGATTTATAAGTTATCCTCTTTACAAACTGCTGAATGTTGGCGCCCCTAGTGGCCGTtttgcaaacaaaaaataaatcaatcaaaaaatcCCTGCAAATGATGAGATGTATGCTGACAGTGGCAATAGAAGCATTTTAGatgcatttacatttaaataaaaaagcaacatttggtGAAGATGAAAAGATTATCTGTACAATTTTCAATTACCACCAAACTAGTCCCAAAGTATTTTACAATATCACAATCATACATCATTTGTGACAATtacagcaagttcattttgtcttctttttgaataatatgttaaggtttcatttattccgacaacattttttcaggatgtttactttgatctcctgctgAACTGCAGGcctcctcagaggcgtctgctgatctctttgatgtgtccttataaaTTGTTGCCTGACTGGGCGTGTCAGATTGGTTTGGGGACTTACCTGTTGAGGGAGGTTTAGTGATTTCAAACAGCACCGTGCCAGTCTCCATATCTCTGATCCTGAATCGGGTGAAGTCGATGTTGAAAACGTTCTCGTCCGGGCTGCAGAGATAATCTGAGATAGATCAAGAATAACTGAATGAGTCAATGATCGGACGatgacaacaaagaaaaaacacagaccTTACATTTATGATCGTCTATAATATCGTGTATATAGGACTTCACTTTGTAGCCTTCTGCATAGAATGCAATGTGTATTCTTCAATCTAATTAATTCCAGCAaaatcattttgtcttcttttttgaataatatgttaaaaattcatttattctactttattttcaggaaattaGCTTTGATCTTGAttgaggagatcaaagtcaatttcctgaaaattagttgtttgaataaatgaaaccataacatattagtCTTCAATCTGTTTCTTATGTTTTGTCACCTCTAACAAAGCCTTACTTTCTGTGATGGTGCCTTGTTTGAATTTGTTTCCTTCATCACTTCTACTTCCTTGTAACACTTTTAATGAGGAGTGAACAGTGAACACCCCCAACTGCGAGCAGCGCAGAACAAAACAGATTTGGAGCTGCTTTGACTCCCTGTTCCTCCAACCACATGCACACAAATTGATTTTGCTTACCAGCTATTAATACTTGGCAATTCAATAAATATCCATTAAATATTCAGTCAGTGATTTAGGAAGTTCATCAGGCTCAATCTAATCCTACGGAAGACTGAACAAGTTTGAGCCGCATTAATTGGAAATCTTTTGCTTCTGATATTCACTTTAAAAATCCCAAttttcaaaacagaaaactgtCCTTAATTTAAAAGTCACATTTACCTGCAAAGATATGCATCAAACCTTtcttattttcaattttttaataGAAATCTCAACTGCAACGATCTATTGCAAATACCATTTTACCAACAAGAAGACCGGAGCACATCCTGAGGTGCACAGTAAGAAAGAGAAGTGAGTTATTTTTATTCCCCTAATCCTTCCTGCTCTTACCAGGGAATGTCAGCATTCATTAGAGATTCTGCTGCATGCTTGATCCAATAACAATGCAGCATCCAATACCGACACGGGTGACAGGACAATGGATGAAGCTGCTCACTCTTATTTTTGTTAACAAAATACACTTATTAGTGCAACAGGAAGTGATGCATAGACATTAGAAAATGTCAAATCAATGAAATATGTACAGTACCAAAGGGTGTAGAGGCCAAATCATAACTTTTACCCCCATTATAAAACTCTTCTAGCAGGGAAACacacttccatccatccatccatcctttagTTCATGTCCTGGAGAGCCTGATTGTAAAGGATAACAcatgattgatgacatcatcattagaTGCAGGCGTGTTGGTGCAGGGAGACATCTATGAAGTTAAAATGATGCCAAAACCCTCacaaacataaaatatttataCTCACGCCCAATGGTTCACTAACAAGCTCAGTGTGGtttgcaaatacaaaaaaatcattcaCAAACTAATAAACTTTGTTTTGTTACAAACACAGCACCCAAAAAAACCCATCTTTAATTACAAGAAATATATTTGAGTACACTACAAATTAATACTTTCAAGTGCAAAAATGTATGCTGTAAGTACAACACAGGACATTAATGTGTGGATCTGCAAGGTGGACAATTAGTGCCACAAGTCATGTGAAAGTTCTTCATTGttgtaaaattgtttttttgtccttgaaggatttttttttgtacttggaggatattttgtttgtgtaaaatgtttttctgaaaCATGATGCATTTGCTTGACAGGtacgtttcttatttgcaaaacaaaatgcattagtttGTAAGTGGTGTTTTCTATTTGCAATCCACACTGAGTGCGTATTTGAATTGTTGGGTGTGATAAATACATGCTTGTGTTTTATAAGGTTTTGGCATGACGTTGTAGTACACAAACATATCAGTTGTTGCTGTTATGTAAAATTGACATTTATTGGCTTCATCCATGGGGATCTTTCAAAGTAGGTTGTTTctgtaattaaatgtaaatgaggtattatgcaGGATATGATCAACCACTGATGTTGGAATATTCATGATGCTCCCTGTGTGTTACTAGTCCTGCTTTATATAAGATAATCCCTGACGAAGAAACATAGTGTGAAGTGTCTTTGCGTGCTGTAAACCCTTTTTGCTACATGAGGTGAGCGCCTGACAAAGCTGATCTGATTTGCTTTGATGCCTTTGATCCTCCATCAGTCAGCTTGCTGAGTCCAGCTCTTCAAGACACGTCAACTCTGCATAAAACGCAGAACTCAACTACATAGAAGACACACAAATCCACACCTTGTGTTCAACAAAGCACAAACACAAGCTAGTATGAAATATATGACACTCCTTTTACTAACCTGGAGTTAATAGTTAACATTGAGCTTCTTAATCAAGCCCTGTGAGAAAAGAGAGCGCAAATGgattttgtgtgtgcatgcatgttttgtttctCTTTCCCTTTACAAAATCTGAGTGGGGTAttgacttcatcactttatcactGTCAAACATCGTCTGGTCTGCGACAAACACCTCCACACACAACACGTACTGAACATTCAGTCTGCGCGACAACTCAGAACGTGCAGTAAATGGTGTAATGgatcacacaaaaaagacatttattttagCAAAATACATGcagaataattgttttttgcttgttttttttttaacaattaaaatgacatATGTCTTAAAGCCAATTGGAAAGCAGCAAGAATGTGAATTGCTGCACCCTGTTTTGACATCAACCACATTTACCATGAATGAAAAGTACACTGAGGTACAAACAGGTGTCTCCAAAGCTCTGAACCTCATAAACGGGGCCTGTTGGGACCTGCTGCTTTAAACACTGAAGATGCTGCAGTGCTGAACTAACAAAATATTTACTGTCACTTAGTTATAACAAGCCCTACCTGACAGTAATAACAACAGCACACATAAAGACATGTGGCCGTCCACCATTCTTGTTTATCTGGTGGGTTAACTGCCCCCTACATTCCAGAATTGTCATTTTTACCCTAAAACTCAGAAAATCTTAGGAGTGGAAACCAAAAGACAAAAACTCTAAACCAGACTTGATAGGAGTGGAGTTTGACTGTAATTGGACAATATCCAGTCCTTTTTAGAGCTTGTAAAGCCAGAATAGCTTTCAAAAGCTAGCTAGCTAAAACAAGCTAGATAGCTGACACAAATGGTCAGTTTCATATGTTTGAAAGGACTTTTTGACAACTGGTCCTAAACAGCTAAAACGAAttgaacttaaagctgctatccatgtcccgccctaaactgCTCCACTtactcccctgcctctgccaatctaccagatgccacacctctacttttttGCATGCACAACGCggacataacaaggttgcattgatatcggtctatgggtcaggtaagagccaaaatcatatttacctttttGCAATTGTGACGAgtggccttgtttctgtgcagagttccgcattcactttgattgacagtctcaaaaacaggaagttgaagcctattggctgggcgatcacggcgcttgtttccatttgtataggggtctataagATGTAGGAGGGACTTCTATActgtaattaaatatatatgaatgaccaccggcagtagaccatagtaaaagttattttttcgcatttttcTCAGAAACACCGGATATGAGCTTTAAGTGATACTAAAGGACGTGTTTATTCTTCAACAAACATACTGTCATGTGTCATGCTTCATCTCTTTCCAGTATAACACATGCTATTTTCGCAAAGGTTCCAACATTGATATCCTCACAGATTGGCTTCAAAGAGTATTTCCAAAAAGGTGTGCAATGCTAATTGTGTTTGGTGTTCTGTATACCGTCATATTCCGTACACCTGAATGCTTGTGTAGAATCATTATTGGGGGAACTAGACTTTGTCAatgtgtaaatacacacacagcatcGTAAAAAGGAGTCAACGATGATTGTTGGAACAGGAACCAGACAAGAACAAAGACCCAGGAAGTCATATTGTTGGTTATCACAGGACTAGCAAATGGTGAAGAAATGGGGGGGGGTCATATCCCCACCCCTGGACTCTGAACTGTAGGTGGaataagagagagaaagaagccATTGGCATCTGGAGCAGTCTGCTGTGAATGAAGCAGAGAACCACGATCATGCttgtagctttacatgtatcagggttattgattatgttCATAAAACTGGTCATCTGAGAAAGAAATTGACTGATGTCCAGGCCATTAGAAACACCAGCATTAAAAGTTCTACGCTGACAATACTCATGTAGTTTGAGTGTAGAAACTACCGGTAAAGTCAGTAAAAGAGTTCTGGGTTTTTACTTTGACAAGCACAAGTTAGTGAAGCTCTAACTTGAAGTGTTACCACTTCTCATGGTTGGTAAAATGAATTTCCTCGGCCTGATATTTCACTCCAATGCCCAAGTTGTCACAGGAAGTTTAACGTAGCTGTTAAGTTAGTCAGACTCGTATTAATGATGTCACTCAAGTTCTTTTCTGAGCCTGTGAATCAAGTCTCAACACCTACACGGGTAACAGTGGTAAGGCAAAGACAGAAGGAGGAAGCGTGTGGGAGAGAGCAGTGATGCACACGGCTGGCTGTGAGCAGGGAGAGATGCGTTCAGTTGCTGTAGTGACTGAAGCGTGCATctctgttgccatggtgataCACACAGGCCTCCTCATGCCTACAGCAGTGACGTAGCAAGAAAAGAAAGTGAGAGTTTCCAACACTATATTTGGGTCCAGCGAGAAACACAAAGTAAATGTGATATTCAAAGACTGGTCAATGAGCTTACACAATAAACACTCACACTTGCTCATAAAGGATATGATTTCCCCCTATTCTTAATCTTTACTGGGTTTAAGGATgacttt carries:
- the LOC114475986 gene encoding protein unc-119 homolog A-like — encoded protein: MSYSCTSSQETPSAANPAKDAHGTESSTSDGNPTQRADMKVKKGCSSTEVGVPVTTEEDLLSSTVITPEDVLGLQKITENYLCSPDENVFNIDFTRFRIRDMETGTVLFEITKPPSTDKAGERRDIDPNAGRFVRYQFTPAFLRLRQVGATVEFTVGDMPIENFRMIERHYFRERLLKSFDFEFGFCMPSSKNTCEHIYEFPPLSEDIIREMVLHPYETQSDSFYFVDNKLVMHNKADYSYNGGT